In one window of Oncorhynchus gorbuscha isolate QuinsamMale2020 ecotype Even-year unplaced genomic scaffold, OgorEven_v1.0 Un_scaffold_7969, whole genome shotgun sequence DNA:
- the LOC124029862 gene encoding testis-expressed protein 2-like, whose protein sequence is MTSQGSNSSRKDSHAADSTPSSSTLPRPPPGPKLQVQRSLSRDTITIHFSALGQEEDEELYGFGASVSSSSPGEESEGLGGMGVRTEDQGIVTALEASEGLLFEAGGIGTTTTIDVSSTTLPHSPALPILLHAHPLQSPRLLLLAL, encoded by the coding sequence ATGACCAGCCAGGGCAGCAACAGTAGCAGGAAGGACAGCCATGCTGCtgacagtaccccctcctcctccacgctCCCCCGCCCGCCCCCAGGCCCCAAGCTGCAGGTGCAGCGCTCTCTCTCCCGGGACACCATCACCATCCACTTCTCCGCCCTGGGacaagaggaggacgaggagctGTATGGGTTTGGGGCGTCTGTGTCATCATCCTCCCCAGGAGAGGAGTCAGAAGGGCTGGGTGGGATGGGGGTGAGGACTGAGGACCAGGGCATCGTGACGGCCTTGGAAGCCAGCGAGGGTCTACTGTTTGAGGCTGGAGGGATTGGGACCACCACTACCATTGATGTGTCCTCTACTACTCTACCCCACAGCCCAGCACTGCCCATCCTCCTCCACGCACACCCCCTCCAGTCCCCCCGCTTGCTCCTCCTGGCCCTCTGA